GAGAGCGGATTCGCTTGAGAAACTCCATTTTCTCGATCTGGCGATCGAAGGTCTTCGTCTCGCCGCTCTTGAGGTAGTAGCCGCCGGGGAAGATGATCCCGTGGTCCTCGGGAAGCTGTACACAGGCCTGGCCGATGGCGTCGATCCGATCGACCCGTTTCGTGCGGGTATTGAACACGAGATGACGCCACTCGTGCTCGCGATAGGGGAGCACCTTCATGACGATGAGCGTGCCCAGTTTCGCGTACAGGATCTGCGCGTCGTCGAGCGACTGGTCGGCGTCTAGGACCGGCTCGCGATAGATTCCTTTACCGTCCTCGGTGTTGTTCTCGATCTTGACGGTCAGATCGCCGGCGATGGTCTCGACGAAGACCTCGTCGAGTATGTTCACGTGAGGATGGCGCCCCGAGACGTAGTTCTCTCTCGTCGTGGGGGTCCATTCGAAGTCGTGGGTCGGCGGGAAGACGTGGTCGCGCTCGCCGCGGTTGTCGATGTACACCACCTTGCTATCGTCGACCGCCCAGCGAAAGACGCGAATGTCCTCGAGCTTCTCCCCGATCTGGAAAACGGCCAGAAGTCTCTCGTCCAGCCGCCGGAGCTGAAGGAGACGGGCGTTCTTGTAGTACGCGTACAGCTCGTGGAAGTCCTCGACGAACTTCGGATGGGAGAGAAAAAAATCGGGAGAATCGGGTTCGATCTGGCGAAACGAGAATCCTCGGTCGGTTCGCTCGAAGTGGTGGAGGCTGAAGACGTCCTCGACGCGGGTCTGCCGCTTCAGTCCGATGAACACGTTGTAACCGAACAGGAGATTGTTGCCCACCCCCTTGATGTCCCGGGGAATACAGTTGTTCTCGGTGCGGATCCGCTCGTTTCCCAGAACCGCCAGCTCCGCACCGCCGAAGAGATCGAGCCTCTTCCGGTTCAACGACTCCGCCTTCTCGCCCAGCGTTTTTCCCTGGGCGAGGAGGCGATCGCGGACGATTTCGTAGGTGCCGCGCTCGAGGCCACCTTGAGTCGCTTCGGTCACGGATTGGGCCATGACTCAGAGCCGCACGTCGTCGAGACCGAGCGCCTTGGCCTGCCGTTGTAGCTTCTGGAGTTTCTCGAGGTGGTCTCCGCTAGACCCTCCCGCCAGCTTGGCGAGAAGAGCGCCGATGGTGATGTCCTTGATCGTGCCTCGGTCGATACCCGAGTCGAGGAGAGCCTGTTTGATCTGCTGGATGATGTTCTTGTTCCCGTTGACGACGTCTTTGGTGAGCGCCGAGGCGAAATCGCTTTGCTCGATGAACTCGTCGACCGCCTTGCCCATTCCCACGGCATTGACGATCCGATCGAGAAAGGCTCCATCGCCGCCGACGATGTCGATGTCGGCGTTCTCGAGAGCGTCCCCGAGGATCTTCGCTTTGTGCTCGGCGACCTCCCTGGAAGCCCGAATGGC
The nucleotide sequence above comes from Vicinamibacteria bacterium. Encoded proteins:
- a CDS encoding DNA repair ATPase, which produces MAQSVTEATQGGLERGTYEIVRDRLLAQGKTLGEKAESLNRKRLDLFGGAELAVLGNERIRTENNCIPRDIKGVGNNLLFGYNVFIGLKRQTRVEDVFSLHHFERTDRGFSFRQIEPDSPDFFLSHPKFVEDFHELYAYYKNARLLQLRRLDERLLAVFQIGEKLEDIRVFRWAVDDSKVVYIDNRGERDHVFPPTHDFEWTPTTRENYVSGRHPHVNILDEVFVETIAGDLTVKIENNTEDGKGIYREPVLDADQSLDDAQILYAKLGTLIVMKVLPYREHEWRHLVFNTRTKRVDRIDAIGQACVQLPEDHGIIFPGGYYLKSGETKTFDRQIEKMEFLKRIRSPNGEDVLYCFHERGSGRSILLPYNLIRKEVDNPLGCHGFSLYPDGTLVIFRGESDEPKRVHRMQVWRTPFMSDEHVKTKPPTGSF